The segment ACAAGCTTTCTTTTCATTACTGTGCAATTTCCTTGCCCGTCTAAATCAATAACTAAAAAGCCCTTTTCATGCAAATGCTCTGATAATGAATATTTTAATAGTGAGCCCGCATAGCGAATTGTTTCATTTAATACAAAGTGCGCCTTATGTAAATGACCGAGAGCTGTATAATGAAATGGCTTAAATAAAGCTGCATCTACGCAATCTGAGCCTCCAATGGACAATGGTCGCTCCGAATCACTTGTATTCGCTTCCTCTGCACCATATTTTGTGACAAAGGCATGCCCAATAAAAACATGACGTTTACTTGTATCCATTTCCTGCGTTATATGCTCAATGATTTTTTGCATCGCGTCTTGATGGGAGCGAATTGTGTCATCTCCTAAAATACTACGAATTGCTGCTGGCTCTGCATATGGTACAAGGTGAAAATGCACTTCTCCATAGTCATCATGGATAATAATAGGTGCATGCTCCTTTGTAAATTGCCCCTTGATATATAGACCACTATCTTGCATTAAGCGACTACCAAAATTTAAGCGCCCTGCACTATCATGATTCCCTGCAACAGCGAGCACAGGAATTTTTTTCTCTAAAACAATTTCTGCTAACACATCATTTAGCAAGTTTACCGCTTCAATTGGAGGCATGGAACGGTCATATAAATCACCTGCTATGATAATCACATCTGGCTGCTCCTCATCTATTGCTTGTATAAATTGCTGTAAAATATACTGTTGATCCTCTGTCATATAGACACCTTGAACAAGCTTTCCTAAATGCCAATCAGCTGTATGAAAGATTTTCATTGCTTGCAACCTCCTGTTCTCCTATTATTATAATTTTTGGGAGCTATCCACCGCTTTGTGTGCGCTATCCGTCACCTTTGAAGCTCTATCCACCACTTTGCCCATTCTATCCGTCATATAAAAAAAGCATCCTAAAAGTAAGATGCTAATTTATATATGTTCTATAAAAGCTGTGTAGCCCGGGAAGCCCTGCATACTATATGCGATACGAGCATGCTGCTGTGGTGCTGTTGCTTCCTCTGATTTTACCGATGCTTGTTGCCTTAAAATTTCCTCAAAGGATAAAGGATTCGGTTTCGGTAATTCAGATGGAGCGATATTGAAGGCATGACCACCACTATATGCTTGTAAAAAAGCATTAGCCATTTGTCGATAGCCTTCCATATTAGGATGCACATCCGCATTATTTGGTAAATAGTTTGTAGCATTTAATCCAAAGGCATCATAAACATCTACATAAATCGCTACAGCCTGCTCTGCCTGTTGCTGCAAAATCGCATTTAACTTTACCAACTGTGCATTTGTGCCCTCTTTTTGTGTAGCATGAACGGCTGGATAGGCAAAATAATAGCCCATCACATAAACCTTTGCTTTTGGCGCACGCACTGCTAGCTCCTCTAAAATGGCTACCCAATTTTTTCTTGCCATATTTAAAGCATAATCTGTTTGAAGCTGAGAATAGGCTAATGTCCCAGCATTTGGATTCACTTGTACTAAACGTAATAAATCATTCGCACCTGCTGACACTGTAATCAATGTGGCATCTGCTAATAGCTCCTGTGCCTCTTCCGTTTGAATACGCTCCAACACATCCGCCGTTGTAAAGCCCGGAAAAGCAAGCTTCTTTGTATAGGATGTTAATTGTCCTGTCAGCCTTAATTTCAT is part of the Lysinibacillus sp. FSL K6-0232 genome and harbors:
- a CDS encoding exonuclease SbcCD subunit D translates to MKIFHTADWHLGKLVQGVYMTEDQQYILQQFIQAIDEEQPDVIIIAGDLYDRSMPPIEAVNLLNDVLAEIVLEKKIPVLAVAGNHDSAGRLNFGSRLMQDSGLYIKGQFTKEHAPIIIHDDYGEVHFHLVPYAEPAAIRSILGDDTIRSHQDAMQKIIEHITQEMDTSKRHVFIGHAFVTKYGAEEANTSDSERPLSIGGSDCVDAALFKPFHYTALGHLHKAHFVLNETIRYAGSLLKYSLSEHLHEKGFLVIDLDGQGNCTVMKRKLVPRRDLRVVEGQLEDLLKLPPSEDYIFVRLTDTAPVTSPMERIRTVFPYAMHIERKITRQEITHAIQAIESEQQQDIDLFRSFFTDVIGIQPDEDTERLFNEMLQELLDEERETVE
- a CDS encoding SGNH/GDSL hydrolase family protein: MKRLWSLIGVMLLSIMYWAPSVSAQAESYVALGDSLAAGQTPYQQIDTGYSDLIAMKLRLTGQLTSYTKKLAFPGFTTADVLERIQTEEAQELLADATLITVSAGANDLLRLVQVNPNAGTLAYSQLQTDYALNMARKNWVAILEELAVRAPKAKVYVMGYYFAYPAVHATQKEGTNAQLVKLNAILQQQAEQAVAIYVDVYDAFGLNATNYLPNNADVHPNMEGYRQMANAFLQAYSGGHAFNIAPSELPKPNPLSFEEILRQQASVKSEEATAPQQHARIAYSMQGFPGYTAFIEHI